The Cryptomeria japonica chromosome 2, Sugi_1.0, whole genome shotgun sequence region GGCCCAGAAAAACGCGCCCGTGAGGGTTAAAAccgcgttttttttttttttttgacttcattttggtttttttttggctggagcaggttagaagggtttggaggagtagagggaagaaggaaaaatcagcaagagagatctaggtaaggatttttctctttcttttttttttcatttgaatcatttcattgttttgaaactgaaaaaaatcttgaaaaacaaggggatatgctgccaaatttttttctattttctttcctaagttatttcctcttttttttttcttgtttttgaatgctatttttcccaaatgattcattgtcattttttttgttgattttccataaaaccctgctgatttttttttttcatgttaaatcagcaatggcaagttcaactccaagggcaaccccaaggtcaggaagacaaagagataaagcttggaaatatgggattgcaggaagcaaaaagggggaggtcacttgcaccgaatgcacaagatggatgactggtggaatcaatagattaaaataccaccttgcacaaatacctggatatggtgtggaggcatgccccaaatcaactcctgaaattattagagagatgaaggccattcttgctgagaatgatatgcataaggaagaaaggcaaaaaacaagagaagccatagcagctgcaatgaatcccacattgtccacttcgggtcccattggtcacAGTCGAGGtcgtcagtcactttcatcttttggtgacaatgagggtgaggctagtggcactcctgttagatcagaccctaatttttttgtaccacgcaatgttccaggtgcacaaccttcacttgaaggtacaggatggaatagagagaagcatgaacaagcacggatagcagcttcaaacttttggttttacaataatctatctttcaatgcagcaaacaatgtgtattgggaaagttttgttaatgcatgtacagtggcgggtaaggggtttaaggccccaacaggtcatgacttcagtgggccattgctagagaaagctgtgaaaaatacagaaggtgtggttgatgatcagaaaaggtattggaagagaaaaggatgcagcattttatctgatggatggatAGATGGACGaaataggactcttctcaacttcttggtggcttcaaatggtgcaatggtattcataaagtctgttgatgcctcaaatgaaataaaaaatgcagagactttgtgtaatctgttggatggtgtggttcgggaagttggagttgagaatgttgtccaaattatcacggacaacgcagctgcatatgtatctgtaggtagaatgcttatgcagaggcatccttcgattacatggagtccttgtgctgcacattgcttggacttggtgctagaggacattgggaagattggatgggtgaagaaggtggttgaagatgcaaaaagtgtcaccaaattcatctacaaccatacttgggtgcttgctttgatgagaaaacacacaaatggcaaggaccttgtgcgacctggagtgacacgatttgctagccacttcatcactttgcagagcattcttagtgccattcctcatcttaagcagatgtttgtgtcagatgcttggttggggtctgcatactccaaaagacctgaagcagagaagattgtgaccattgtttttgatgaagggttcaataaaagtggagaggagttgactgcggtaagtaacaaacacaaaagtaaagtttatacaatcttgtctatttgctgattttattttttaggggttgattttgtactaatttaaaatttgttttaatttttttaggtgacagaacctttggtgagggttcttcgtatggtggatggagagggcatgccaatgggtttcatttatgaggccatggatagggccaaagaggccatttcacattactatcgtggaaatgcaagaaaatgtgaaatctttTGGCGCttcattgatcgtaggtggacaaaccaactccaccaaccgatacatgccttcgcctactttttgaacccgaaattctacttctctgattcatttagggctgatgaggaggtcatggcaggtgttattacatgcattgataagatgacacctgatcctgagttgagagacaaggttcttgatgagttggaggtgagatttgacatttgcaattgctctatctttatttatgaattcggaaatgttcattattgaatttgagtttgacactttgactatctagtatctatttctgaatttggaaatgttcattccattgttcaagatctacaaaagtgcagaggggagactcttctcatcacaactagcaattgataggagaggaaaacaacaaccaggtaaaacatttagtaacttagttcaatagtgcaagaaaaaacctacaaacttgattg contains the following coding sequences:
- the LOC131873640 gene encoding uncharacterized protein LOC131873640 isoform X1, giving the protein MLFFPNDSLSFFLLIFHKTLLIFFFHVKSAMASSTPRATPRSGRQRDKAWKYGIAGSKKGEVTCTECTRWMTGGINRLKYHLAQIPGYGVEACPKSTPEIIREMKAILAENDMHKEERQKTREAIAAAMNPTLSTSGPIGHSRGRQSLSSFGDNEGEASGTPVRSDPNFFVPRNVPGAQPSLEGTGWNREKHEQARIAASNFWFYNNLSFNAANNVYWESFVNACTVAGKGFKAPTGHDFSGPLLEKAVKNTEGVVDDQKRYWKRKGCSILSDGWIDGRNRTLLNFLVASNGAMVFIKSVDASNEIKNAETLCNLLDGVVREVGVENVVQIITDNAAAYVSVGRMLMQRHPSITWSPCAAHCLDLVLEDIGKIGWVKKVVEDAKSVTKFIYNHTWVLALMRKHTNGKDLVRPGVTRFASHFITLQSILSAIPHLKQMFVSDAWLGSAYSKRPEAEKIVTIVFDEGFNKSGEELTAVTEPLVRVLRMVDGEGMPMGFIYEAMDRAKEAISHYYRGNARKCEIFWRFIDRRWTNQLHQPIHAFAYFLNPKFYFSDSFRADEEVMAGVITCIDKMTPDPELRDKVLDELEIYKSAEGRLFSSQLAIDRRGKQQPDLWWENYGAGTPNLQKIAIRVLSQPCSASGCERNWSVFESIHTKKRNRLSQKRLNDLVFVRYNLRLRVRQVEGVSHEAIDLDEIDPYGDWTMNEQNDGDDVLLTEEEIAEIERGAAQDAEGARLDEDEDEDEDDDEDYDFEEESSHHLDTTTPTATTSSSRPEKLSYIRKNTKRKM
- the LOC131873640 gene encoding uncharacterized protein LOC131873640 isoform X2, giving the protein MASSTPRATPRSGRQRDKAWKYGIAGSKKGEVTCTECTRWMTGGINRLKYHLAQIPGYGVEACPKSTPEIIREMKAILAENDMHKEERQKTREAIAAAMNPTLSTSGPIGHSRGRQSLSSFGDNEGEASGTPVRSDPNFFVPRNVPGAQPSLEGTGWNREKHEQARIAASNFWFYNNLSFNAANNVYWESFVNACTVAGKGFKAPTGHDFSGPLLEKAVKNTEGVVDDQKRYWKRKGCSILSDGWIDGRNRTLLNFLVASNGAMVFIKSVDASNEIKNAETLCNLLDGVVREVGVENVVQIITDNAAAYVSVGRMLMQRHPSITWSPCAAHCLDLVLEDIGKIGWVKKVVEDAKSVTKFIYNHTWVLALMRKHTNGKDLVRPGVTRFASHFITLQSILSAIPHLKQMFVSDAWLGSAYSKRPEAEKIVTIVFDEGFNKSGEELTAVTEPLVRVLRMVDGEGMPMGFIYEAMDRAKEAISHYYRGNARKCEIFWRFIDRRWTNQLHQPIHAFAYFLNPKFYFSDSFRADEEVMAGVITCIDKMTPDPELRDKVLDELEIYKSAEGRLFSSQLAIDRRGKQQPDLWWENYGAGTPNLQKIAIRVLSQPCSASGCERNWSVFESIHTKKRNRLSQKRLNDLVFVRYNLRLRVRQVEGVSHEAIDLDEIDPYGDWTMNEQNDGDDVLLTEEEIAEIERGAAQDAEGARLDEDEDEDEDDDEDYDFEEESSHHLDTTTPTATTSSSRPEKLSYIRKNTKRKM